A genome region from bacterium includes the following:
- a CDS encoding lytic murein transglycosylase gives MRTWVIAAWAFLLAAAAAAAAADRPFDPTWARLQQRLIADGVDPGAVRAAFADPRMESFRGLAFSLDPREHGSLYRGFLRADSLARARRCRLAHDRALRDAESRFGVPAGVVGAIMHVESQCGRNTGRRRVLAQLAKLAMANDPDNVRWNLARHSEGVPARQRPAIAERVRARARELERMFYPEVLATFRIAARTGIDPLAITGSGAGAFGMTQFLPSSYLRFAVDGNGDGRVSLYDPDDAIASTANYLRGNGWRPGLSDAERRRVIWTYNHSDAYIDTILAIAEHLQ, from the coding sequence ATGCGGACGTGGGTGATCGCGGCCTGGGCGTTCCTCCTCGCGGCGGCGGCGGCGGCGGCGGCGGCCGACCGCCCGTTCGATCCCACCTGGGCCCGGCTGCAGCAGCGCCTGATCGCCGACGGGGTCGACCCGGGCGCGGTGCGCGCCGCCTTCGCCGACCCGCGGATGGAATCGTTCCGCGGCCTCGCCTTCTCGCTCGACCCGCGCGAGCACGGCTCGCTCTACCGCGGCTTCCTGCGCGCCGACAGCCTGGCGCGGGCGCGCCGCTGCCGGCTGGCGCACGACCGCGCGCTGCGCGACGCCGAGTCGCGCTTCGGCGTGCCGGCCGGCGTCGTCGGCGCCATCATGCACGTCGAGTCGCAGTGCGGGCGCAACACCGGCCGGCGCCGCGTCCTCGCCCAGCTCGCCAAGCTGGCGATGGCCAACGATCCCGACAACGTGCGCTGGAACCTCGCCCGCCACAGCGAGGGCGTCCCGGCGCGACAGCGCCCGGCGATCGCCGAGCGGGTGCGGGCGCGGGCGCGCGAGCTCGAGCGGATGTTCTACCCCGAGGTGCTGGCGACCTTCCGCATCGCGGCGCGCACCGGCATCGACCCGCTGGCCATCACCGGCTCGGGCGCCGGCGCGTTCGGCATGACCCAGTTCCTGCCCTCGAGCTACCTGCGCTTCGCCGTCGACGGCAACGGCGACGGCCGCGTCAGCCTCTACGATCCCGACGACGCCATCGCCTCCACCGCCAACTACCTGCGCGGCAACGGCTGGCGCCCGGGCCTGAGCGACGCCGAGCGGCGGCGGGTGATCTGGACCTACAACCATTCCGACGCCTACATCGACACCATCCTCGCCATCGCCGAACACCTCCAGTAG
- a CDS encoding LLM class flavin-dependent oxidoreductase: protein MSGVRIGIGFGSARTGVPTPAQICAYAERAEDLGIDSIWLSDRVTGTQLDIACVMALVAARTTRIKMGPSVLTLPAHHPVHVARTYATLDHLSGGRRRIIMAVGIGNDPRQCLAAGVPAAERGARLEEGVAVLRKLWSGARVSHRGRFYEFDELSIEPRPVGGPLDVWIGGRSDVALRRVARYGDGWFPSFITAEEFRAGMDTLVAYGAEHGRVIDRREAGTVLLSYVTEDAARAAAVRELAAGAFGLPVEAMRARCAVGSAAECVERLRGFIAAGCTKFVLFPLCPPDELVPQIERYAARVLPACGG, encoded by the coding sequence ATGAGCGGCGTCAGGATCGGCATCGGCTTCGGCAGCGCGCGCACCGGCGTGCCCACCCCGGCGCAGATCTGCGCCTATGCCGAGCGCGCCGAGGATCTCGGCATCGACTCGATCTGGTTGTCCGACCGGGTGACCGGGACCCAGCTCGACATCGCCTGCGTGATGGCGCTGGTGGCCGCCCGCACGACGCGCATCAAGATGGGCCCCAGCGTGCTGACCCTGCCGGCGCACCACCCCGTGCACGTCGCCCGCACCTACGCCACGCTCGACCACCTGAGCGGCGGGCGGCGGCGCATCATCATGGCGGTCGGCATCGGCAACGATCCGCGCCAGTGCCTGGCCGCGGGCGTCCCGGCCGCGGAGCGCGGGGCGCGCCTGGAGGAGGGCGTCGCGGTGCTGCGCAAGCTGTGGAGCGGCGCGCGCGTCAGCCACCGCGGCCGCTTCTACGAGTTCGACGAGCTGAGCATCGAGCCGCGCCCGGTCGGCGGCCCGCTCGACGTCTGGATCGGCGGCCGCAGCGACGTCGCCCTGCGCCGCGTCGCCCGGTACGGCGACGGCTGGTTCCCCTCCTTCATCACCGCCGAGGAGTTCCGCGCCGGGATGGACACCCTGGTGGCCTACGGCGCGGAGCACGGCCGGGTCATCGACCGGCGCGAGGCCGGGACGGTGCTGCTCAGCTACGTCACCGAGGATGCGGCGCGCGCCGCCGCGGTGCGCGAGCTCGCCGCCGGCGCCTTCGGCCTGCCGGTGGAGGCGATGCGGGCGCGCTGCGCCGTCGGTTCGGCCGCGGAGTGCGTCGAGCGCCTGCGCGGGTTCATCGCCGCCGGCTGCACCAAGTTCGTGCTCTTCCCGCTCTGCCCGCCCGACGAGCTGGTGCCCCAGATCGAACGCTACGCGGCGCGGGTGCTCCCGGCCTGCGGCGGGTGA
- a CDS encoding LLM class flavin-dependent oxidoreductase, with product MRIGMNLPVMVPGLDRRTVLEWCRRIDAGPFSTLAAGERITFPNPEIMVTLSVAAAATERVKLAFTVVVLPLHHSAVLLAKQVATLDVLSGGRVVLGVGVGARAEDYRAADQPFDARRLRRMERQVALMKRVWAGENVVEGALRPVEPLPLQPGGPELLAGSLTADSIRRAAAWADGIAGFSFGPSLDEVAFAWDTARAAWSERGRPRPPRLVVSCWFALGRDPRRQLDTYLERYLNFMGADAARHLAPTVRTDSPAALRRVIADLAALGTDELLLVPTTADPDELDRVRDVIG from the coding sequence GTGCGCATCGGCATGAACCTCCCGGTGATGGTGCCGGGGCTCGATCGGCGGACGGTGCTCGAGTGGTGTCGGCGGATCGACGCCGGGCCGTTCAGCACGCTCGCGGCGGGGGAGCGCATCACCTTCCCGAACCCCGAGATCATGGTGACGCTGTCGGTGGCGGCCGCCGCCACCGAGCGGGTGAAGCTGGCCTTCACCGTCGTCGTGCTGCCGCTGCACCACAGCGCCGTGCTGCTCGCCAAGCAGGTGGCGACGCTCGACGTCCTCTCGGGCGGCCGGGTGGTGCTCGGGGTCGGGGTCGGCGCCCGCGCCGAGGACTACCGCGCCGCCGATCAGCCGTTCGACGCCCGCCGCCTGCGCCGCATGGAGCGGCAGGTGGCGCTGATGAAGCGGGTGTGGGCGGGCGAGAACGTCGTCGAGGGCGCGCTGCGACCGGTCGAGCCGCTGCCGTTGCAGCCGGGCGGCCCGGAGCTGCTGGCCGGGTCGCTGACCGCGGATTCGATCCGCCGCGCCGCCGCCTGGGCGGACGGCATCGCCGGCTTCAGCTTCGGCCCCTCGCTGGACGAGGTCGCCTTCGCCTGGGACACGGCGCGCGCGGCCTGGAGCGAGCGCGGCCGGCCGCGGCCGCCACGGCTGGTCGTCAGTTGCTGGTTCGCGCTCGGCCGCGACCCGCGCCGGCAGCTCGACACCTACCTCGAGCGCTATCTCAACTTCATGGGCGCCGACGCGGCGCGGCACCTGGCGCCGACCGTGCGCACCGATTCGCCGGCGGCGCTGCGCCGCGTGATCGCCGATCTCGCCGCCCTCGGCACCGACGAGCTGCTGCTGGTGCCGACCACCGCCGATCCCGACGAGCTCGACCGGGTGCGCGACGTCATCGGCTGA
- a CDS encoding glycosyltransferase family 39 protein produces the protein MSARTLGRRPTGGGALLLGVAGVAVAAAGQAVIDRHGWAAVAAFAIAAVLFALGARRARLDPEREEAAPGPWSALHLMPLGLGVALCVAAGVLVYRDASPTLTHTLWTVGLVAIAGGAVLGPSAPSRLAPLTPGQRAALAAIAVLAALVFGWALTAIPAEVHGDDAEVGLDAIRLLESFNLFGAGWFELPRFHAFPTMLGLRVFGVGLLGLRATSAILGVAGVLLLFAVARRLWNADVALLASLLLVGQRFYIHLSRAGYHYIDTPVLALLAVWLLLQVWQDNRLGAAVWCGLALGLGIQTYYASRLVPVLVALTWIAWLPETPRERRLARLLQLAVIGLTALAVAAPMFGYFAHHWADFWERTRDTSMFTPAARHHLSYGYHTDSLAVMLAIQMRAALSLFNLTGDNSVQYGYGGGLLDPVSGVLFILGAGLALAGLRERRWRLVALWLVLPLVAGAALTLDTPFYPRISGLVPFAVLLVALALWQARALFAAALPARRRRALLGLLLGAATALILAINLRTYFVDYAPRYRHSPAVEIAGFVNRHGRGRTTYMVGGAPAFFIRHGTIKFLTYGEDTRDIQDLDAFLQGGARLDPSRSVFVIMPAGVGLLPKLEQAVGALDVQTHRRKGGEVAFLTAVPRRAGDALDPPRLLMQAASPGPMGQLLGRLLAAGERLAIAVLLLAALVALGAAAWQAWRLPRPPGAAALREPLAERWARWRTWLAGPDGREAANAPPRAAVALLLALVLAAALGLRTYRLSELPAGFFCDEAGNGFNTACLLYAGHDETGARLPLYVWSFGTSYKNPVFLYSAMLPMAALGPTETAVRLTAALWGSATVLALFFLGRALMGPLTGIVAALLLAVCPWHLHFSRIGFELVTFPFFFTCALTALVRWTQGRRTLAQAAVLLGLCLYTYVPAKLFVPLFTAGFALLYRRPLRERWRETALAAALLAVTVAPVAIFDLAHRDLAGSYFEHTSLLGRDGSPWAKARLFAANYGEFFSGEFLFRDSNDRIIRHSVGEHGELYPFMAPLLVLGVLAALLRRDRALRLPLLWLALYPVAAALMNEIPSASRGFIGAAAFCLVAALGAGALLRLPALARRRRVAWAAQGGLLALLLVVLVPAARAYWRLYSEVYPQYSAKDYTGFQFGQRRVLEVFRERYDDFDLELLTTRRSNQPEIFLRFYDGLRQAPRPGQAPPFEHREKMVASSAEARDHYVTPGRRILFAVLPEEVPLFADPQVLERVIAPDGTAAFVLVAATRLKDFVSTWRVGGLLPEDDASPPPTWTPEEAPEEDPPGVRWRLHDQLFAGVGLNDFFVPNADHACAWAVNFVTTDVERELRVFAGFDDTGEVWVNGARAPLQAVVDPERTLVDARTGRIHLNAGRNAIAVRACEDVGDWRFYFRLENLDGTPVEGLTWAYGPARLPQ, from the coding sequence GTGAGCGCCCGGACCCTCGGGCGCCGACCGACCGGCGGCGGCGCGCTGCTGCTCGGCGTGGCCGGGGTGGCCGTCGCGGCCGCCGGCCAGGCGGTGATCGACCGCCACGGCTGGGCGGCGGTGGCGGCGTTCGCGATCGCCGCCGTGCTGTTCGCGCTCGGCGCGCGGCGGGCGCGGCTCGATCCCGAGCGCGAGGAGGCGGCGCCGGGCCCCTGGTCGGCGCTGCACCTGATGCCGCTGGGGCTCGGCGTGGCGCTCTGCGTCGCCGCCGGCGTCCTCGTCTACCGCGACGCGTCGCCGACCCTGACCCACACCCTGTGGACGGTCGGCCTGGTCGCCATCGCCGGCGGCGCGGTGCTCGGCCCGTCGGCGCCGTCGCGGCTGGCGCCGTTGACGCCGGGGCAGCGCGCCGCCCTGGCCGCCATCGCCGTGCTCGCCGCGCTGGTGTTCGGCTGGGCGCTGACCGCGATCCCCGCCGAGGTGCACGGCGACGACGCCGAGGTCGGTCTCGACGCCATCCGCCTGCTCGAGAGCTTCAACCTCTTCGGCGCCGGCTGGTTCGAGCTGCCGCGCTTCCACGCCTTCCCGACCATGCTCGGGCTGCGCGTCTTCGGCGTCGGGCTGCTCGGGCTGCGCGCCACCAGCGCCATCCTCGGCGTCGCCGGCGTGCTGCTCCTGTTCGCCGTCGCGCGCCGGCTGTGGAACGCCGACGTGGCGCTGCTGGCCTCCCTGCTGCTCGTCGGCCAGCGCTTCTACATCCACCTCAGCCGCGCCGGCTACCACTACATCGACACCCCGGTGCTGGCGCTGCTGGCGGTCTGGCTGCTGCTGCAGGTGTGGCAGGACAACCGCCTCGGCGCCGCGGTGTGGTGCGGGCTGGCGCTCGGGCTCGGCATCCAGACCTACTACGCCTCGCGCCTGGTGCCGGTGCTGGTCGCCCTGACCTGGATCGCCTGGCTGCCGGAGACGCCGCGCGAGCGGCGCCTGGCGCGGCTGCTGCAACTGGCGGTCATCGGCCTCACCGCGCTGGCGGTCGCGGCGCCGATGTTCGGCTACTTCGCCCACCACTGGGCCGACTTCTGGGAGCGGACGCGCGACACCAGCATGTTCACGCCGGCGGCGCGCCACCACCTGAGCTACGGCTACCACACCGACAGTCTGGCGGTGATGCTGGCCATCCAGATGCGCGCCGCCCTGTCGCTGTTCAACCTCACCGGCGACAACTCGGTGCAATACGGCTACGGCGGCGGCCTGCTCGATCCGGTGAGCGGCGTGCTGTTCATCCTCGGCGCCGGCCTGGCGCTCGCCGGCCTGCGCGAGCGCCGCTGGCGGCTGGTGGCGCTGTGGCTGGTGCTGCCGCTGGTCGCCGGCGCCGCGCTGACGCTCGACACGCCTTTCTACCCGCGCATCAGCGGCCTGGTGCCGTTCGCCGTCCTGCTGGTCGCCCTCGCCCTCTGGCAGGCGCGGGCCCTCTTCGCCGCCGCGCTGCCGGCGCGGCGCCGCCGGGCGCTGCTCGGCCTGCTGCTCGGCGCCGCGACGGCCCTGATCCTCGCCATCAACCTGCGCACCTATTTCGTCGACTACGCGCCGCGCTACCGGCACTCGCCGGCGGTGGAGATCGCCGGCTTCGTCAACCGCCACGGGCGCGGTCGGACGACCTACATGGTCGGCGGCGCGCCCGCCTTCTTCATCCGCCACGGCACGATCAAGTTCCTCACCTACGGCGAGGACACGCGCGACATCCAGGACCTCGACGCCTTCCTGCAGGGCGGCGCCCGCCTCGATCCGTCGCGCAGCGTCTTCGTCATCATGCCGGCCGGCGTCGGGCTGCTCCCGAAGCTCGAGCAGGCGGTCGGCGCGCTGGACGTGCAGACCCATCGCCGCAAGGGCGGCGAGGTGGCGTTCCTCACCGCCGTGCCGCGCCGCGCCGGCGACGCCCTCGATCCGCCGCGGCTGCTGATGCAGGCGGCGAGCCCGGGGCCGATGGGGCAGCTCCTCGGCCGGCTCCTCGCCGCCGGCGAACGCCTGGCGATCGCCGTGCTGCTGCTCGCCGCCCTCGTCGCCCTCGGCGCGGCGGCGTGGCAGGCCTGGCGCCTGCCGCGCCCTCCCGGCGCCGCCGCGCTGCGCGAACCGCTCGCCGAACGCTGGGCGCGCTGGCGCACCTGGCTCGCCGGGCCGGACGGGCGCGAGGCGGCGAACGCGCCGCCGCGCGCCGCCGTCGCCCTCCTGCTGGCGCTGGTGCTGGCGGCGGCGCTCGGGCTGCGCACCTACCGCCTGAGCGAGCTGCCGGCGGGCTTCTTCTGCGACGAGGCCGGCAACGGCTTCAACACCGCCTGCCTGCTCTACGCCGGCCACGACGAGACCGGCGCCCGGCTGCCGCTCTACGTCTGGTCGTTCGGCACCAGCTACAAGAATCCCGTCTTCCTCTACTCCGCCATGCTGCCGATGGCGGCGCTCGGGCCGACCGAGACGGCGGTGCGCCTGACCGCGGCGTTGTGGGGCAGCGCCACCGTGCTGGCGCTCTTCTTCCTCGGCCGGGCGCTGATGGGGCCGCTCACCGGCATCGTCGCGGCGCTGCTGCTCGCCGTCTGCCCCTGGCACCTGCACTTCAGCCGCATCGGCTTCGAGCTCGTCACCTTCCCCTTCTTCTTCACCTGCGCGCTCACCGCCCTGGTGCGCTGGACGCAGGGCCGGCGCACGCTCGCCCAGGCGGCGGTGCTGCTCGGCCTCTGCCTCTACACCTACGTGCCCGCCAAGCTCTTCGTGCCGCTGTTCACCGCCGGCTTCGCGCTCCTCTATCGCCGCCCGCTGCGCGAGCGCTGGCGCGAGACGGCGCTCGCCGCGGCGCTGCTGGCGGTGACGGTGGCGCCGGTGGCGATCTTCGACCTGGCGCACCGCGATCTCGCCGGCAGCTACTTCGAGCACACCTCGCTGCTCGGCCGCGACGGTTCGCCGTGGGCGAAGGCGCGCCTGTTCGCCGCCAACTACGGCGAGTTCTTCTCCGGCGAGTTTCTGTTCCGCGACTCCAACGACCGCATCATTCGCCACAGCGTCGGCGAGCACGGCGAGCTCTATCCCTTCATGGCGCCGCTGCTCGTGCTCGGCGTCCTGGCGGCGCTGCTGCGCCGCGACCGGGCGCTGCGCCTGCCGCTGCTCTGGCTGGCGCTCTATCCCGTCGCCGCGGCGCTGATGAACGAGATCCCGAGCGCCTCGCGCGGCTTCATCGGCGCCGCCGCCTTCTGCCTGGTGGCGGCGCTCGGCGCCGGCGCGCTGCTGCGCCTGCCGGCGCTCGCCCGCCGCCGCCGGGTGGCCTGGGCCGCGCAGGGCGGACTGCTGGCGCTGCTGCTGGTCGTGCTGGTGCCGGCGGCGCGCGCCTACTGGCGACTCTACAGCGAGGTCTACCCGCAGTACTCGGCGAAGGACTACACCGGCTTCCAGTTCGGCCAGCGGCGGGTGCTCGAGGTGTTCCGCGAGCGCTACGACGACTTCGACCTCGAGCTGCTGACCACCCGGCGCAGCAACCAGCCGGAGATCTTCCTGCGCTTCTACGACGGCCTGCGGCAGGCGCCGCGTCCGGGCCAGGCGCCGCCCTTCGAGCACCGCGAGAAGATGGTCGCCAGCAGCGCCGAGGCGCGCGATCACTACGTCACGCCCGGGCGGCGCATCCTCTTCGCGGTGCTGCCCGAGGAGGTGCCGCTGTTCGCCGACCCGCAGGTGCTGGAGCGGGTGATCGCGCCCGACGGCACGGCGGCGTTCGTCCTGGTGGCGGCGACGCGGCTGAAGGACTTCGTCTCCACCTGGCGGGTCGGCGGCCTGCTGCCTGAGGACGACGCCTCGCCGCCGCCCACCTGGACGCCGGAGGAGGCGCCCGAGGAGGATCCGCCCGGCGTGCGCTGGCGCCTGCACGATCAGCTCTTCGCCGGCGTCGGCCTGAACGACTTCTTCGTCCCCAACGCCGACCACGCCTGCGCCTGGGCGGTGAACTTCGTGACCACCGACGTCGAGCGCGAGCTGCGCGTCTTCGCCGGCTTCGACGACACCGGCGAGGTGTGGGTCAACGGCGCGCGCGCGCCGCTGCAGGCGGTGGTCGATCCCGAACGCACCCTGGTCGACGCGCGCACCGGCCGCATCCACCTGAACGCCGGCCGCAACGCCATCGCCGTCCGCGCCTGCGAGGACGTCGGCGACTGGCGCTTCTACTTCCGGCTCGAGAACCTCGACGGCACGCCCGTCGAGGGCCTGACCTGGGCCTACGGCCCGGCGCGCCTGCCGCAGTGA
- a CDS encoding glycosyltransferase family 2 protein: MSDITVVALTIGEPYLERALASAARQTLPPAATVLVRDVSPFHRALNQGAAQVRTPFFVQLDADVVLDPTCLETLRGLMDDRVSIASGLLRDPIVGRTTGVRLYRTACFAEVQIRDSISPDMDFTNDTARLGWLRRSALCWPSDDPATWHTVGDHRPDYTPLYTFSKFRLEGIRARYRRREGRARLMLRRLCPSRHPASPLALIATAHGFFHRDAADQLAPYAPTADFEALQAFLAAPDGPPLAAPDEAGEPRLAFHRAYAFAVDCRRQGARAAFVAALERLRPRGEQAAVPLAALCHGVFHDRYVDAEVDAAFDALSEIL, encoded by the coding sequence ATGAGCGACATCACGGTGGTCGCGCTCACCATCGGCGAGCCCTATCTGGAGCGCGCGCTGGCCAGCGCGGCGCGCCAGACGCTGCCGCCGGCGGCGACGGTGCTGGTGCGCGACGTCTCGCCGTTCCACCGCGCGCTCAACCAGGGCGCCGCCCAGGTGCGCACCCCGTTCTTCGTCCAGCTCGACGCCGACGTCGTGCTCGATCCCACCTGCCTGGAGACATTGCGCGGGCTGATGGACGACCGCGTCTCGATCGCCTCCGGCCTGCTGCGCGACCCGATCGTCGGCCGCACCACGGGCGTGCGCCTGTACCGCACGGCGTGCTTCGCGGAGGTGCAGATCCGCGATTCGATCTCGCCCGACATGGACTTCACCAACGACACCGCGCGGCTCGGCTGGCTCCGCCGCAGCGCCCTGTGCTGGCCGAGCGACGATCCCGCGACCTGGCACACCGTCGGCGACCACCGCCCCGACTACACGCCGCTCTACACCTTCTCCAAGTTCCGCCTCGAGGGCATCCGCGCCCGCTACCGCCGCCGCGAGGGGCGGGCGCGGCTGATGCTGCGGCGGCTGTGCCCGAGCCGTCACCCGGCGTCGCCGCTGGCGCTGATCGCCACCGCGCATGGCTTCTTCCATCGCGACGCGGCCGACCAGCTCGCGCCCTACGCGCCGACGGCGGATTTCGAGGCGCTGCAGGCGTTTCTCGCCGCGCCGGACGGTCCGCCGCTCGCCGCGCCCGACGAGGCCGGCGAGCCGCGGCTGGCGTTCCACCGCGCCTATGCCTTCGCCGTCGACTGTCGCCGGCAGGGGGCGCGGGCGGCGTTCGTCGCCGCGCTCGAACGGCTGCGGCCGCGCGGCGAGCAGGCGGCGGTGCCGCTGGCGGCGCTGTGCCACGGCGTCTTCCACGACCGCTACGTCGACGCCGAGGTCGATGCCGCCTTCGATGCCCTGAGCGAGATCCTGTGA
- a CDS encoding glycosyltransferase family 39 protein gives MAVADETSATRAPDPTPRGLRHARALLALAAAAAIAASLHAFQGLEETTRGWWLLALGLALGTLGQLGVAYPAPPPGPPPLPPSRARFWIGGLLAVAGIGLWTASVLTLLRGWVDGFDQAWAGWLGATILLAVGTDLAWGVWPARRPRLWTRGALLLALALLAVAAIYRLGNIGEFPGEGAISQIEDLQVGNFGQAFLNGYRLRWEYLSSTWLAALGLWLGGVSQAAVRVPFAAVSALKLLPIFAWLRLSVGTRGAAVGCALLAVSFWDVVLSRIPNNHNVLAVAVAFALLAGPARRGRPSAYVILGFLGGYILHEYIAYRPLAIWAVVGAAWWSLADRTSPLAARLARPLLTALLIASMIAPLFITRIPGEFRREYYDGWERARGITAYYNPDDTWEQGLQRRVARVRDAIDLFVHQGDRSPVRNMRLWPLVDPVTAALLVLGLAGALAHARRPVFLLTAAGFAVHVLGTLVFTGNFDVARVGGSAGFVYVLAGMGAAGLTGALEAAWGRHGKRLALALLAAAVAWAGWWNTDHLRAFWGSTEVRRAHRNNLAYLTIWVREHRRPDERVLGVAPLYTNAIKNHDGIWLLGGAVPGALLSDVDTALRAWPDEPGPTLFVLFVERNTDDVAAYLHWLLPDVDFRIDRDPLEMGGDVAYAHVPAMPADLRQRLAATACNGAVADFVLRKDANEVVARQRAVVPFIDRSVWPDALMQQIPRLMPTRMSVRITAPITIATGGEYRFALDTYGGMATLLIDGQRRDGHGFTPSTLAAGPHDLVVEGQFSLVSPSISLRWSGPDSQNRQELMPLYRLAAPAADCPFPPPGDGHE, from the coding sequence GTGGCCGTTGCCGACGAAACCTCCGCGACTCGCGCGCCCGACCCGACGCCACGCGGCCTGCGCCACGCCCGGGCGCTGCTGGCGCTGGCGGCGGCGGCGGCGATCGCGGCGTCGCTGCACGCCTTCCAGGGGCTGGAGGAGACGACGCGCGGCTGGTGGCTGCTGGCGCTCGGCCTGGCGCTCGGCACGCTCGGCCAGCTCGGCGTCGCGTACCCGGCGCCGCCGCCGGGGCCGCCGCCGCTGCCGCCGTCGCGGGCGCGCTTCTGGATCGGCGGCCTGCTGGCGGTGGCCGGCATCGGGCTGTGGACGGCGTCGGTGCTGACCCTGCTGCGCGGCTGGGTCGACGGCTTCGACCAGGCGTGGGCGGGATGGCTGGGCGCCACGATCCTGCTGGCGGTCGGCACGGACCTCGCCTGGGGCGTCTGGCCGGCGCGGCGCCCGCGCCTGTGGACGCGCGGCGCGCTGCTCCTGGCCCTGGCGCTGCTGGCGGTGGCGGCGATCTACCGCCTCGGCAACATCGGCGAGTTCCCCGGCGAGGGCGCGATCAGCCAGATCGAGGACCTGCAGGTCGGCAACTTCGGCCAGGCCTTCCTGAACGGCTACCGGCTGCGCTGGGAGTATCTCAGCAGCACCTGGCTGGCGGCGCTCGGCCTGTGGCTCGGCGGCGTGTCGCAGGCCGCGGTGCGGGTGCCCTTCGCGGCCGTCAGCGCCCTCAAGCTGCTGCCGATCTTCGCCTGGCTGCGCTTGAGCGTCGGCACGCGCGGCGCCGCCGTCGGCTGCGCGCTGCTGGCGGTCTCGTTCTGGGACGTCGTGCTGTCGCGCATCCCCAACAACCACAACGTGCTCGCCGTCGCCGTCGCCTTCGCGCTGCTCGCCGGCCCGGCCCGGCGCGGCCGGCCGTCGGCCTACGTCATCCTCGGCTTCCTCGGCGGCTACATCCTGCACGAGTACATCGCCTACCGGCCGCTGGCGATCTGGGCCGTGGTCGGCGCCGCCTGGTGGTCGCTCGCCGACCGCACGAGCCCGCTGGCGGCGCGCCTCGCCCGGCCGCTGCTGACGGCGCTGCTCATCGCCAGCATGATCGCGCCGCTGTTCATCACCCGCATCCCGGGCGAATTCCGGCGCGAGTACTACGACGGCTGGGAGCGGGCGCGCGGCATCACCGCCTACTACAACCCGGACGACACCTGGGAGCAGGGGCTGCAGCGGCGGGTCGCCCGCGTCCGCGACGCGATCGACCTCTTCGTGCACCAGGGCGATCGCTCGCCGGTGCGCAACATGCGGCTGTGGCCGCTGGTCGATCCGGTCACCGCGGCGCTGCTCGTCCTCGGCCTCGCCGGCGCGCTGGCGCACGCGCGGCGGCCCGTCTTCCTGCTCACCGCCGCCGGCTTCGCGGTGCACGTCCTCGGCACCCTGGTGTTCACCGGCAACTTCGACGTCGCCCGCGTCGGCGGCTCCGCCGGCTTCGTCTACGTCCTCGCCGGCATGGGCGCCGCCGGCCTGACCGGCGCCCTGGAGGCGGCCTGGGGGCGGCACGGGAAGCGGCTCGCGCTGGCGCTGCTGGCCGCCGCCGTCGCCTGGGCGGGGTGGTGGAACACCGATCACCTGCGCGCCTTCTGGGGGTCGACCGAGGTGCGGCGCGCGCACCGCAACAACCTCGCCTACCTGACCATCTGGGTGCGCGAGCACCGCCGGCCGGACGAGCGCGTGCTCGGCGTCGCGCCGCTCTACACCAACGCCATCAAGAACCACGACGGCATCTGGCTGCTCGGCGGCGCGGTGCCGGGCGCGCTCCTGTCCGACGTCGACACCGCGCTGCGCGCCTGGCCGGACGAGCCGGGGCCGACGCTGTTCGTGCTGTTCGTCGAGCGCAACACCGACGACGTCGCCGCCTACCTGCACTGGCTGCTGCCGGACGTCGACTTCCGCATCGACCGCGACCCGCTCGAGATGGGCGGCGACGTCGCCTACGCGCACGTGCCGGCGATGCCCGCCGACCTCCGGCAACGCCTGGCGGCGACCGCCTGCAACGGCGCCGTCGCCGACTTCGTCCTGCGCAAGGACGCGAACGAGGTCGTCGCGCGCCAGCGCGCGGTGGTGCCGTTCATCGATCGCAGCGTCTGGCCCGACGCGCTGATGCAGCAGATCCCGCGCCTGATGCCGACGCGCATGTCGGTGCGCATCACCGCGCCGATCACCATCGCCACCGGCGGCGAGTACCGCTTCGCGCTCGACACGTACGGCGGCATGGCGACGCTGCTCATCGACGGCCAGCGCCGCGACGGCCACGGCTTCACCCCCTCGACGCTCGCCGCCGGCCCGCACGACCTGGTGGTCGAGGGCCAGTTCTCGCTCGTCAGCCCCTCCATCAGCCTGCGCTGGAGCGGCCCCGACAGCCAGAACCGCCAGGAGCTGATGCCCCTGTACCGCCTCGCCGCGCCGGCCGCCGACTGCCCCTTCCCGCCGCCGGGGGACGGCCATGAGTAA